A DNA window from Chthonomonas sp. contains the following coding sequences:
- a CDS encoding LacI family DNA-binding transcriptional regulator — protein sequence MITLSEVAARAGTSVATASRVLNRKEGVRITQETADRVNLAAQELGYVPNPVARAMAAGRTRTLGIWMVPHPETTVTSTRFLAAITREMAGKLGGQVILDTSPLVPELQLNPVPADWYLSLSCTNFALNYVADHPEFRSRVLIVDDTVVPNVNCLSFDVARAVRRSVEHLIAGGCRDLRYVITEEDFHRAETPRMIAYRDALVALGQQPKYIFTRDDSDLAAYQAVRHALQNGEKFDGILCRRDDMAIGALVAINEAGLRIPGDIAVMGWLAEKVTPSMPLSTVAFPAEALAERAVLALDAMATQPHSIRHHGAIPYEHMQGESTRKIG from the coding sequence ATGATTACGTTGTCCGAAGTTGCCGCCCGTGCCGGGACGTCGGTGGCCACCGCCAGTCGAGTGCTCAACCGCAAAGAAGGCGTTCGGATTACGCAAGAAACCGCCGATCGCGTGAACTTGGCCGCGCAGGAACTGGGCTACGTTCCCAACCCCGTCGCCCGGGCGATGGCCGCAGGTCGCACGCGAACGCTCGGAATCTGGATGGTGCCGCACCCCGAGACCACGGTCACCTCCACCCGCTTTTTGGCGGCGATCACCCGCGAGATGGCGGGCAAACTCGGCGGGCAGGTCATTCTCGACACGTCGCCGCTCGTGCCGGAGCTCCAACTGAACCCCGTGCCCGCCGACTGGTATCTGAGCCTTAGCTGCACGAATTTTGCCCTGAACTACGTCGCCGATCACCCCGAGTTTCGGAGCCGCGTCCTGATCGTAGATGACACCGTGGTGCCGAACGTCAACTGCCTGAGTTTTGACGTGGCTCGCGCGGTGCGCCGAAGCGTGGAGCACCTCATTGCCGGCGGGTGCCGCGACCTGCGCTACGTCATCACCGAGGAAGATTTTCACCGCGCCGAAACCCCCAGAATGATCGCCTACCGCGACGCGTTGGTGGCGCTTGGTCAGCAGCCGAAGTACATTTTCACCCGCGACGACAGCGACCTCGCGGCGTATCAGGCGGTGCGCCACGCGTTGCAAAACGGCGAGAAGTTTGATGGCATCCTCTGCCGCCGCGACGACATGGCGATTGGCGCGTTGGTTGCGATCAACGAGGCCGGCCTTCGAATTCCGGGCGACATCGCCGTGATGGGGTGGCTCGCCGAAAAAGTGACGCCGAGCATGCCGCTGAGTACGGTGGCGTTTCCGGCCGAGGCGCTCGCCGAGCGCGCGGTGCTGGCGCTCGACGCCATGGCCACGCAGCCGCACAGCATCCGGCATCACGGCGCGATCCCCTACGAACACATGCAAGGCGAATCCACCCGCAAAATCGGGTGA
- a CDS encoding redoxin domain-containing protein encodes MKIVALALLPVLASLALNADSPRVASSPVMLPAAKLKSLGGQLVELSKFRGKPLVLVTTSATCPVCKKYGPTLAKFEAANPDVNIVYLNPTEHESGKEMRDMATTNGLRAPYLLDPKGSLAAQLAIRSTAEVFVFDANMTLKYRGAFDNQYGVTTTKSEATQTYVADALRAIRAGEEPALRTTEAPGCVLDFSEVKTPEEKPVYTREIARIVNEKCVTCHRDGGVAPFSLTSYEAVKGRAGMIKHVIENKIMPPWFADDKPSLDSKWKDEKALTEAQLATFTKWLASDKPKGDAADMPAAPKFDKNWKIGKPDLLVQIPEAIAVKADGFMDYQYRTVTADVPEDRWIAGLEIKPTDRSVVHHVLVFLETPNQDRKNPLLQELQDAKSFFAGYVPGQDHVIYPTGFAKFLPKGSKFRFQIHYTPNGKATNDQVQLGLKFATGEVKNEVKTNAMLRFNFAIPPHAEKHEVVAENRLGVDGYLMAFMPHMHVRGSAARYELEGAAGFEKVLNIPRYDFNWQLRYELKQPIRVTPRSRMRFTAWYDNSEKNAANPDPNATVRWGDQTYEEMMLGYFEYYTPRS; translated from the coding sequence ATGAAGATTGTCGCGCTTGCCTTGTTGCCGGTTCTGGCATCGCTCGCCTTAAACGCCGACTCTCCGCGAGTCGCGTCGAGCCCGGTGATGTTGCCCGCTGCCAAGCTGAAATCGCTGGGTGGACAACTGGTTGAGCTGAGCAAGTTTCGCGGTAAGCCGCTCGTGCTCGTCACCACCAGCGCGACCTGCCCGGTCTGCAAAAAGTACGGCCCGACCCTGGCCAAGTTTGAGGCGGCCAACCCCGACGTCAACATCGTCTACTTGAATCCCACCGAGCACGAATCGGGCAAGGAGATGCGCGACATGGCGACGACCAACGGTTTGCGCGCGCCGTATCTGCTCGATCCGAAAGGGAGTCTCGCCGCGCAGCTGGCGATTCGCTCGACCGCCGAAGTGTTTGTGTTCGACGCCAACATGACGCTGAAGTATCGCGGCGCCTTTGACAATCAATACGGCGTGACCACCACCAAATCCGAGGCGACCCAAACCTACGTGGCCGACGCACTGCGCGCGATTCGGGCCGGCGAGGAACCCGCTCTGCGCACCACCGAAGCGCCGGGATGCGTGCTCGACTTTAGCGAAGTGAAGACGCCGGAAGAGAAGCCGGTCTACACGCGCGAGATCGCGCGGATTGTCAACGAAAAGTGCGTGACCTGTCACCGCGACGGCGGCGTAGCGCCGTTCTCGCTTACCTCTTACGAAGCCGTGAAGGGCCGCGCGGGCATGATCAAGCACGTGATCGAAAACAAGATCATGCCGCCGTGGTTCGCCGACGACAAGCCCTCGCTCGATAGCAAGTGGAAGGACGAGAAGGCGCTCACCGAGGCGCAACTGGCGACGTTCACCAAATGGTTAGCATCCGACAAACCCAAGGGCGACGCAGCCGACATGCCGGCCGCTCCGAAGTTTGACAAGAACTGGAAGATCGGCAAACCTGACCTTTTGGTTCAGATTCCGGAGGCCATCGCGGTGAAGGCTGATGGCTTCATGGACTATCAGTACCGAACCGTAACCGCCGACGTGCCCGAGGACCGCTGGATCGCCGGGCTGGAGATCAAGCCGACCGATCGCTCGGTGGTGCACCACGTGCTTGTGTTCCTCGAAACGCCCAATCAGGATCGCAAGAACCCGCTATTGCAAGAATTGCAAGACGCGAAGTCTTTCTTCGCCGGTTATGTGCCTGGCCAGGATCACGTGATTTACCCAACCGGGTTCGCCAAGTTCCTCCCCAAAGGCAGCAAGTTCCGCTTCCAAATTCACTACACTCCGAACGGCAAAGCCACCAACGATCAAGTGCAACTGGGCCTCAAGTTTGCCACCGGCGAGGTGAAAAACGAGGTGAAGACCAACGCGATGCTGCGCTTCAACTTTGCCATTCCGCCGCATGCCGAAAAGCACGAAGTTGTGGCCGAAAACCGGCTCGGCGTGGACGGCTACCTCATGGCGTTTATGCCGCACATGCACGTGCGCGGCTCCGCTGCTCGCTACGAGCTAGAAGGGGCGGCGGGCTTTGAGAAAGTCCTCAACATTCCGCGCTACGACTTCAACTGGCAGCTCCGCTATGAGCTCAAGCAGCCGATCCGTGTCACTCCGCGCAGCCGCATGAGATTCACCGCGTGGTACGACAACAGCGAGAAGAACGCCGCGAACCCCGACCCGAACGCGACTGTCCGCTGGGGCGATCAAACCTACGAGGAAATGATGCTCGGCTACTTCGAATACTACACGCCGCGAAGCTAA
- a CDS encoding MFS transporter: MKSISGSGRAPWVAILVAALGYFVDVYDIWLFASVRKASLAGLGVSEADMKHVGEFLQNWQMGGFILGAILFGVIADKRGRLAVLFSSILVYSIANIANGFVHSVDAYAFWRFIAGVGLAGELGAGVALVSELVEKNSRGWATTFVATVGVLGSVAAPIVAQLVGDWRVNYWIGGGMGLALLAMRIGVFESGMFDKVKDRDDVKRGDFGMLFRSGERFRRFLATTLVGAPVWYFAGLIMVFGDALQKELGITDPFAAPKVIAIAALGLSIGDVLFGGLSQLMKSRKRAFLLAFAWMTLGVIGIFTLAKDRGTFYWLMFFCGLGAGYWAVFVTTAGETFGTNCRGTVATTAPSFVRGLVIPMTMARQVLEPKIGYLGSLKLIGGVVLALALWALWVLPETYGRDLDFVEA; the protein is encoded by the coding sequence ATGAAGTCGATTTCGGGTTCGGGCCGCGCGCCGTGGGTCGCCATTTTGGTGGCCGCGCTGGGATATTTTGTCGATGTCTACGACATCTGGCTGTTCGCCAGCGTGCGCAAAGCCAGCCTTGCCGGGCTGGGTGTGAGCGAAGCCGACATGAAGCACGTCGGCGAGTTCCTGCAGAACTGGCAGATGGGCGGCTTCATTCTCGGGGCGATTCTGTTTGGTGTGATCGCCGACAAACGCGGGCGTCTCGCGGTGTTGTTCAGTTCCATCTTGGTCTACAGCATCGCCAACATCGCCAACGGCTTTGTTCATTCCGTGGACGCCTACGCGTTTTGGCGGTTTATCGCCGGGGTTGGGCTGGCGGGCGAGCTCGGCGCGGGCGTGGCTCTGGTCAGCGAGTTGGTGGAGAAAAACTCCCGCGGCTGGGCGACCACCTTTGTGGCGACCGTCGGCGTTTTGGGTTCGGTGGCCGCCCCGATTGTCGCTCAATTGGTCGGCGATTGGCGCGTGAACTATTGGATCGGCGGCGGCATGGGCTTGGCGCTGCTCGCCATGCGGATCGGCGTTTTTGAAAGCGGCATGTTCGACAAAGTGAAAGATCGCGACGACGTGAAGCGCGGCGACTTTGGCATGCTGTTCCGCAGCGGTGAGCGGTTCCGTCGGTTCCTCGCCACCACGCTGGTCGGCGCGCCGGTGTGGTACTTCGCGGGGCTTATCATGGTTTTCGGCGACGCGCTGCAAAAGGAACTCGGCATCACCGACCCCTTCGCCGCGCCCAAGGTCATTGCCATCGCGGCCCTGGGTCTCAGTATCGGCGACGTGCTGTTTGGCGGCCTCAGCCAGCTTATGAAGAGCCGCAAGCGTGCCTTTCTGCTGGCCTTCGCTTGGATGACGCTCGGCGTCATCGGCATCTTCACCCTCGCCAAAGATCGCGGCACGTTTTATTGGCTCATGTTCTTTTGCGGGCTCGGCGCCGGCTATTGGGCTGTGTTCGTCACAACCGCGGGCGAGACCTTTGGCACCAACTGCCGTGGCACGGTGGCCACAACGGCGCCGAGTTTCGTGCGCGGATTGGTCATCCCCATGACCATGGCCCGGCAAGTGCTGGAGCCCAAGATTGGCTACTTGGGCTCGCTCAAACTCATCGGTGGCGTGGTGCTGGCCCTCGCGCTTTGGGCGCTTTGGGTGCTCCCCGAAACCTATGGCCGCGACCTCGATTTTGTCGAAGCTTAG
- a CDS encoding ABC transporter permease, which translates to MNSSWINVRRLLAKEFRTEFRSPTNLWTALILNSACATALGLAANREFPGRELLAGMLVALLIFSAVSVLPRLIIAEGDQGTYDFLRLHFQPEEIFWGKFLYAALVQFAGGVLITTILVGMSGRPVEQAAFLLLGVLLETLCFAGTLILCGCFALGASARWTLAGMLAIPLLLPQSIAGQGVFRHAFGAGLPSTAWVNVGALAGYVLVLVAVGPPLCRAVSSLGADK; encoded by the coding sequence ATGAACTCGTCCTGGATTAACGTCCGGCGATTGCTCGCGAAGGAATTCCGCACCGAGTTCCGGTCGCCGACCAACCTTTGGACGGCGCTGATTCTCAACTCGGCTTGCGCCACCGCGCTTGGGCTCGCCGCCAACCGCGAGTTCCCGGGCCGCGAACTGCTCGCCGGCATGCTGGTCGCCTTGCTCATTTTTTCGGCGGTTAGCGTGCTGCCGCGGCTGATCATTGCCGAGGGCGACCAGGGCACCTATGACTTTTTGCGGCTGCATTTTCAGCCGGAAGAGATTTTCTGGGGCAAGTTTCTCTATGCCGCGCTCGTGCAGTTCGCCGGCGGGGTGCTCATCACCACAATCCTCGTCGGCATGAGCGGGCGTCCGGTGGAGCAGGCCGCATTCCTCCTGCTGGGAGTATTGCTGGAAACCCTTTGCTTCGCGGGGACCCTTATCCTCTGCGGATGTTTTGCGCTGGGCGCCTCCGCGCGCTGGACGCTCGCGGGGATGCTCGCGATACCCTTGCTCCTACCGCAATCCATCGCCGGGCAAGGGGTGTTTCGCCATGCGTTCGGCGCTGGATTGCCGAGCACGGCGTGGGTGAACGTGGGCGCTCTGGCCGGATACGTGCTCGTGCTGGTGGCGGTGGGGCCGCCGCTCTGCCGCGCCGTTTCCTCCCTCGGCGCGGACAAGTAA
- a CDS encoding ABC transporter ATP-binding protein, with translation MQPLLRTENLGKRFGDRWIFRNLNMELVAGQILVVRGYNGSGKSTLLRCLSGLLPASAGSVTRESLGYYGLDLALYPDLTPAEHADLIGMTSLDLFERVGLKQALHQKVKEFSTGMRGRAKLALSLADSPTIWLLDEPTAALDEHGQAALAQLVQEQATRGAVILATNAEVDANWGTHELVLD, from the coding sequence GTGCAGCCTCTCCTGCGGACGGAAAATTTGGGCAAGCGATTTGGCGATCGCTGGATTTTTCGCAACCTCAACATGGAGCTAGTTGCGGGCCAAATTTTGGTGGTGCGCGGCTACAACGGATCGGGCAAAAGCACGTTGCTGCGCTGCCTTTCTGGCTTGCTACCCGCTTCGGCCGGTAGCGTCACTCGCGAGAGTCTCGGCTACTATGGGCTCGATCTGGCCCTGTATCCCGACCTCACTCCCGCCGAGCATGCCGACCTGATCGGCATGACTTCGCTTGACCTGTTTGAGCGCGTTGGGTTGAAACAGGCTCTTCACCAAAAGGTGAAGGAGTTCTCCACGGGAATGCGTGGCCGGGCAAAGTTGGCGCTCAGCTTGGCGGATTCACCCACCATTTGGTTACTCGATGAGCCAACGGCCGCCCTCGATGAGCATGGGCAGGCTGCGCTGGCGCAATTGGTGCAGGAGCAGGCGACCCGCGGGGCCGTGATTTTGGCGACCAACGCCGAGGTGGACGCGAATTGGGGGACGCATGAACTCGTCCTGGATTAA
- a CDS encoding competence/damage-inducible protein A, with protein sequence MRAEIISVGTEILLGQIVDTNAAELGVMLAELGIAHTHRQTVGDNRERLVEALRLALSRSDVVFTIGGLGPTLDDLTRDGIADALGETMIVDEDSLAILREIFASRRLTWTEAQVRQAMRPPCAEVIANPVGTAPGLICRKDGKTVIAMPGPKFEFVPMLRGRVREALLELSPNGAVSLSRTLRIVGLGESIVEKNLGELMNSANPTVAPYAKTAEVHLRVTSFGNSQSEVEAAINPMVKNVRAILGEAVYGEDEETLEETVINLLVDKGASLAVCESCTGGLLGSRLTSVPGSSAAFAGGFVTYTNELKHQLAGVPLTLLESHGAVSEECARAMAEGTRERLKTDYAISITGIAGPSGGTDAKPVGLVFLALASAEGTIVRELRLRGARNTVRERSAHAALNLVRLALLGHAN encoded by the coding sequence ATGCGCGCCGAGATCATTTCTGTCGGAACCGAGATTCTGCTCGGGCAGATTGTCGACACTAATGCGGCGGAACTCGGCGTGATGCTGGCCGAACTGGGCATCGCTCACACCCATCGGCAGACCGTCGGCGACAACCGTGAGCGACTCGTTGAGGCCTTGCGACTGGCCCTGAGTCGCTCGGATGTCGTGTTCACCATCGGCGGGCTTGGCCCGACGTTGGATGACCTGACCCGCGACGGGATCGCCGATGCGCTCGGCGAAACCATGATCGTGGACGAGGACTCTTTGGCCATCCTGCGGGAGATTTTCGCCTCGCGTCGGCTGACATGGACCGAGGCTCAGGTCCGTCAGGCGATGCGGCCGCCTTGCGCCGAGGTCATCGCCAATCCCGTCGGCACCGCCCCCGGACTCATTTGCCGAAAGGATGGCAAGACCGTCATCGCCATGCCTGGCCCGAAGTTTGAGTTCGTTCCGATGCTGCGCGGTCGCGTGCGCGAGGCACTTCTGGAGCTTTCTCCGAACGGCGCGGTCAGCCTCAGCCGCACCCTTCGAATCGTGGGCCTGGGCGAGAGCATCGTCGAGAAGAATCTCGGCGAGCTGATGAACTCGGCCAACCCGACCGTCGCGCCTTACGCCAAAACCGCCGAGGTTCATCTGCGCGTGACTTCGTTTGGCAACTCGCAGTCCGAAGTTGAGGCTGCAATCAACCCGATGGTCAAGAATGTCCGCGCGATCCTCGGCGAGGCCGTGTACGGAGAAGACGAAGAAACTCTTGAGGAGACTGTGATCAACCTTTTGGTTGACAAAGGCGCCTCGCTTGCGGTTTGCGAGTCTTGTACCGGCGGTCTGCTGGGCAGCCGCCTCACCAGTGTGCCGGGGTCGAGCGCGGCTTTCGCGGGGGGCTTCGTCACCTACACCAATGAACTCAAGCATCAGCTCGCTGGAGTGCCTCTGACACTTCTGGAATCCCACGGCGCCGTCAGCGAGGAGTGCGCCCGCGCCATGGCCGAGGGAACCCGCGAGCGCCTAAAAACCGACTACGCCATCTCAATCACGGGCATCGCCGGGCCGAGCGGCGGCACCGACGCCAAACCGGTCGGCCTCGTTTTTCTGGCGCTTGCCTCCGCTGAGGGAACGATCGTCCGCGAACTGCGGCTGCGCGGCGCTCGCAACACCGTCCGCGAACGTAGTGCGCATGCCGCCCTAAACCTCGTGCGCCTCGCGCTTCTCGGCCATGCGAACTGA
- the tsaE gene encoding tRNA (adenosine(37)-N6)-threonylcarbamoyltransferase complex ATPase subunit type 1 TsaE, with protein sequence MRTDLFGAEATLAFAAEWAARLQAGDTVGLVGELGAGKTTFVRGVLQALGVERWIKSPTFNLVQVFETTPPVLHADLYRLGAGGFDEMNDYLGTHICLVEWPDRMPELPYTHVFKFDFIEGGRTVEVTLLEQGAVGL encoded by the coding sequence ATGCGAACTGACCTCTTTGGCGCGGAAGCCACGCTCGCGTTCGCCGCGGAGTGGGCCGCCAGGCTACAGGCCGGTGACACCGTCGGCTTGGTCGGCGAACTCGGCGCGGGCAAAACCACGTTTGTGCGCGGCGTGTTGCAAGCGCTCGGCGTGGAGCGCTGGATCAAGTCGCCCACGTTCAACCTCGTGCAGGTGTTCGAGACCACTCCTCCGGTGCTGCACGCCGATCTCTACCGGCTAGGTGCGGGCGGATTCGACGAGATGAACGACTACTTGGGCACGCACATTTGCCTGGTGGAATGGCCCGATCGCATGCCCGAATTGCCCTACACCCACGTGTTCAAATTCGACTTTATCGAGGGCGGGCGCACGGTCGAGGTGACGCTACTCGAGCAGGGTGCCGTTGGCCTCTAG
- a CDS encoding HD domain-containing protein yields the protein MAQPIENQDQARITLTMVRENRKVQTLITDANEVLRAMGYTEHGHRHAGIVSSITRYILENLGVIGREAELGQIAAYLHDIGNAINRQGHPMSGANLAYHLLTEMGMDIAEITPIIAAIGNHEELSGNPISRMSAALIIADKSDVHCSRVQETDLSKFDIHDRVNFAVKKSRVDMDRDERTIRLAIEIDQSFATVMEYFEIFLSRMVMCRASAKIFGYRFQLEANGTLLE from the coding sequence ATGGCCCAGCCGATTGAAAATCAGGATCAAGCGCGGATCACGCTGACGATGGTGCGTGAAAACCGGAAGGTGCAAACGCTGATCACCGACGCCAACGAGGTGCTGCGCGCGATGGGTTACACCGAGCACGGACATCGTCATGCGGGCATCGTGAGTTCTATCACCCGGTACATCTTGGAGAACCTCGGCGTGATTGGGCGCGAGGCTGAACTGGGGCAAATTGCGGCTTACCTGCACGACATCGGGAACGCGATTAATCGGCAAGGTCACCCCATGTCGGGCGCGAATCTGGCCTATCACCTGCTCACCGAAATGGGCATGGACATCGCCGAGATCACGCCGATTATCGCCGCGATTGGCAACCACGAGGAGCTGAGCGGCAACCCGATTTCGCGCATGTCGGCGGCCCTGATTATCGCCGACAAGAGCGACGTGCACTGTTCGCGCGTGCAGGAAACCGACCTTTCTAAGTTCGATATTCACGACCGCGTGAACTTTGCGGTGAAGAAAAGTCGGGTGGACATGGATCGCGACGAGCGCACGATACGCCTCGCGATTGAGATCGATCAGTCGTTCGCGACGGTGATGGAATACTTCGAAATCTTCCTCAGCCGCATGGTGATGTGCCGCGCCTCGGCCAAGATTTTTGGCTATCGTTTCCAGCTAGAGGCCAACGGCACCCTGCTCGAGTAG
- the leuC gene encoding 3-isopropylmalate dehydratase large subunit → MAKTLFDKVWDDHVVTDLPGGGTLLYIDRHLVHEVTSPQAFDGLREQGRPVRRRDLTFATVDHNVPTDGRAIDETSLSGQQLAALSRNCKEFGVPLFGYGDVRQGIVHVIGPELGITLPGLTIVCGDSHTSTHGAFGALAFGIGTTEVEHVLATQTLRSPKKPKSLGILVDGELGFGLTAKDLILAIIRKLGAGGGTGFVAEYFGPAIEALPMSGRMTICNMSIEMGARAGMIAPDQTTLDFVAEGDRPFAPRGADFDALAERCKRLRTDTDATFDRLETLDVSTLEPQVSWGTTPAMTADVSGQIPEPKDDGEIRAQKYMGLTPGMRVNELAVNTVFIGSCTNSRIEDLREAAAVVRGRRRADGVRAMVVPGSATVKRQAEEEGLAQIFTDAGFEWHQAGCSMCLGMNGDILRPTERSASTSNRPYEGRQGPGSRTHLVSPATAAATALTGKFTDPRQFLS, encoded by the coding sequence ATGGCAAAGACGCTTTTCGACAAGGTTTGGGATGATCACGTGGTGACGGATCTGCCCGGCGGCGGCACGTTGCTGTACATCGACCGCCACCTCGTGCACGAAGTCACCTCGCCGCAAGCTTTCGATGGTCTGCGCGAGCAAGGCCGACCCGTGCGGCGTCGTGACCTGACCTTTGCCACCGTGGACCACAATGTGCCGACCGACGGCCGCGCCATCGACGAGACAAGCCTAAGCGGCCAGCAACTCGCGGCCCTCAGCCGCAACTGCAAAGAGTTCGGCGTGCCGCTGTTTGGCTACGGCGACGTGCGGCAAGGCATCGTGCACGTGATCGGGCCCGAGCTTGGCATTACGCTCCCTGGCCTCACGATCGTGTGCGGCGACTCGCACACCTCGACCCACGGAGCGTTTGGCGCGCTGGCCTTTGGCATTGGCACGACGGAAGTCGAGCACGTACTCGCCACGCAAACTCTGCGCTCGCCGAAGAAGCCGAAATCGCTCGGCATCCTGGTGGATGGCGAGTTGGGCTTTGGCCTCACCGCCAAGGATTTGATCCTCGCCATCATTCGCAAGCTGGGCGCGGGCGGCGGAACCGGGTTTGTCGCCGAGTACTTCGGGCCAGCCATTGAGGCGCTCCCCATGAGCGGCCGCATGACGATTTGCAACATGAGCATCGAAATGGGGGCTCGCGCCGGCATGATCGCGCCCGACCAAACGACGCTCGATTTCGTCGCCGAAGGTGACCGACCGTTTGCGCCTCGCGGCGCGGATTTTGACGCCTTGGCTGAACGATGCAAGCGCTTGCGCACCGACACCGACGCCACGTTTGACCGCCTGGAAACGCTCGACGTCAGCACCTTGGAACCGCAGGTTTCGTGGGGCACCACCCCGGCGATGACCGCCGACGTGAGCGGCCAGATTCCTGAGCCGAAGGACGACGGCGAAATCCGTGCGCAAAAGTACATGGGCCTGACGCCGGGCATGCGGGTCAACGAGCTGGCGGTGAACACCGTGTTCATCGGCTCGTGCACCAACTCGCGCATCGAGGATCTTCGAGAGGCCGCGGCCGTCGTCCGAGGTCGGCGCCGCGCCGACGGCGTACGCGCGATGGTTGTTCCGGGCAGCGCGACAGTAAAACGACAAGCTGAAGAGGAAGGACTTGCACAAATCTTCACCGACGCGGGCTTCGAATGGCACCAAGCGGGCTGCTCCATGTGCCTCGGCATGAACGGCGATATCCTTCGTCCGACCGAGCGATCGGCGAGCACGAGCAACCGACCGTACGAAGGTCGTCAGGGTCCGGGCTCGCGCACGCACCTGGTGTCGCCGGCTACGGCGGCGGCCACCGCCCTCACCGGCAAGTTCACCGATCCGAGGCAGTTCTTGAGTTAG
- the fahA gene encoding fumarylacetoacetase, with the protein MKRFLISPTAKSWLPVPKDTHFPIQNLPFGVALLEEEQTSVVVRLGDHVIALLPLQQEGLLADDMPLLEDLTEFSPSDLSELRKQVFDLLREGSPKLRDNREMRTMCIAPIEEVFLVHPMHIAAFVDFYSGINHASNVGKMFRPDMPPLLPNYRWLPVAYNGRASSVIVSGVDVPRPSGQRKPAEGDPTYGPTRELDFELEMGFFVGRDTDMGQTVKMDQVDEFMMGMVLVNDWSARDVQRWEYQPLGPFLAKSFATSISPWMVTLDALEPFRVQGETQDPPALDYLAQRGKQHYDIQLEVFLQTPKMAEPERICLSNARHLYWSFAQQLVHQASNGTALEHGDLYGSGTISGTEPNSYGSMLELTWRGANPIKLSSGEERTFLEDGDTLIMTGFAQGDGFKIGFGEIRTTITAAPKS; encoded by the coding sequence GTGAAACGATTCCTGATTAGCCCGACGGCAAAGAGTTGGTTGCCCGTCCCCAAAGACACCCACTTCCCGATTCAAAACCTGCCGTTCGGAGTCGCGCTTCTTGAGGAAGAGCAGACCTCGGTGGTGGTCCGGCTCGGCGACCACGTGATCGCCCTGCTGCCGCTGCAGCAGGAAGGGTTGCTCGCCGACGACATGCCGTTGCTGGAGGACCTCACCGAGTTCTCACCCAGCGACCTTAGCGAGTTGCGCAAACAGGTGTTCGATCTGCTCCGCGAGGGCAGCCCGAAACTCCGCGACAACCGCGAAATGCGAACGATGTGCATCGCACCAATTGAGGAGGTTTTCCTTGTCCATCCTATGCATATCGCGGCATTTGTGGACTTTTACTCGGGCATCAATCACGCCAGCAATGTCGGCAAAATGTTCCGCCCCGACATGCCGCCCTTGCTGCCAAACTATCGCTGGTTGCCGGTGGCTTACAACGGTCGAGCCAGCTCGGTTATCGTGAGCGGAGTGGATGTTCCGCGGCCGAGCGGTCAGCGCAAACCAGCCGAAGGCGATCCCACTTACGGCCCAACCAGAGAACTTGATTTTGAGCTCGAAATGGGATTCTTTGTCGGGCGCGACACGGACATGGGTCAGACCGTCAAGATGGACCAAGTGGACGAATTCATGATGGGCATGGTGCTGGTCAACGACTGGTCGGCGCGCGACGTGCAACGCTGGGAATACCAGCCGCTCGGCCCGTTCCTGGCTAAGAGCTTCGCCACCAGCATCAGCCCGTGGATGGTGACCCTCGACGCGCTGGAGCCGTTCCGCGTGCAAGGCGAGACACAGGATCCGCCCGCGCTGGACTACCTCGCGCAGCGGGGCAAGCAGCACTACGACATCCAACTTGAAGTCTTTTTGCAGACGCCCAAAATGGCCGAGCCCGAGCGCATCTGCCTGAGCAATGCGCGGCATCTCTACTGGAGTTTCGCGCAGCAATTGGTCCACCAGGCCAGCAACGGCACGGCGCTGGAGCACGGCGACCTTTATGGCAGCGGCACGATCAGCGGCACCGAACCGAACTCCTACGGCTCGATGCTCGAACTCACATGGCGCGGAGCGAACCCGATCAAGCTCAGTTCCGGCGAGGAGCGCACCTTCCTGGAGGATGGCGACACGCTGATCATGACCGGGTTTGCCCAAGGCGACGGCTTCAAGATCGGGTTCGGCGAAATTCGCACGACCATCACGGCCGCGCCGAAAAGCTAA